Proteins encoded in a region of the Isosphaeraceae bacterium EP7 genome:
- a CDS encoding biopolymer transporter ExbD has translation MLLRRQVSEERDEHIDMTPMVDVVFQLMTFMLFSSQMGGELPVDIPTASHGVGVEDDTATFLTLLKPERPGAPPRILLGKPEVGTITIDQVKQAVAAGAAEGKRRVVLQADGAVPHGEVLKLAALVTETEGVTLHVGVKEPER, from the coding sequence ATGCTGCTCCGACGACAGGTCAGCGAGGAGCGCGACGAGCACATCGACATGACGCCGATGGTCGACGTCGTCTTCCAGCTCATGACGTTCATGCTCTTCTCCTCGCAGATGGGGGGCGAGCTCCCCGTCGACATCCCGACCGCCTCGCACGGGGTCGGCGTCGAGGACGACACGGCCACGTTCCTCACCCTGCTGAAGCCCGAACGCCCGGGCGCCCCCCCGCGCATCCTGCTGGGCAAGCCCGAGGTGGGCACGATCACGATCGACCAGGTGAAGCAGGCCGTCGCCGCCGGTGCCGCCGAAGGCAAGCGAAGGGTCGTGCTCCAGGCCGACGGCGCCGTGCCGCACGGGGAGGTTTTGAAGCTCGCCGCCCTCGTCACCGAGACCGAGGGCGTCACCCTTCACGTCGGCGTGAAGGAGCCCGAGCGCTAG
- a CDS encoding tetratricopeptide repeat protein, with the protein MSRHLLNGLVVLALSCGIARADRGPIQVGMMVVKEEATPLEVDGKVVANGGNFRVYRVTRVEGGRALLESRAISGWAPVGGIIPLDQAEAHFTGKIEADPKNDSLYILRGLVRRENLDEEEALADLTEAIRLKPDLPAAFINRSAIYQDRKEYDKALADYTEAIRLDPKNADLHNDRGAAWEAKGDLDKALADYSGALELNPENSNALRNRGRMRLHRKEYDGALADLTEAIRLDPEVPASYINRAATWEGKKEYDKALADLGEAIRLDPKDPLAHSNRGNVWHLKGDFDKALAEQDEAIRLDPEFAIAYFQRGFTWQAKEEFDKALADYDASIKFDPDHALSYYNRASIRSFRKDHDGALADYNEAIRIKPGDAEFFLDRADAQWYRRALDEALADYDASIKLDPSNPLAFSNRGNTWHARGQLDKALADFDESIRLDPKNSHAFVLRGVAWFAKPDLDKALADFNEAARLDPKNPDPYARRSLIWIQREDDRKALADLDEALRLDPENSAAYCYRGVLSHSVGEYDKAMVDLDKAIQLDPANDAAFRVRGAIWLRKRQFAMALSDLGNSLRLAPDDVEALRMQAWIMATSPDPRHRDGKKAVESALKAFREAGQNAMESRLTLAAAYAEAGDFDKAVDYQTQANAMTVDPKLSREGEMTLALYRKKRPYREAASRVPMPQKTR; encoded by the coding sequence ATGTCACGTCATCTCCTCAACGGCCTGGTCGTCCTGGCCCTCTCCTGCGGGATCGCCCGGGCCGATCGAGGCCCGATCCAGGTCGGGATGATGGTCGTGAAGGAGGAGGCCACCCCGCTCGAGGTCGACGGCAAGGTCGTCGCCAACGGCGGCAACTTCCGTGTCTATCGCGTCACCCGAGTCGAGGGCGGCCGGGCCCTGCTCGAATCTCGCGCCATCTCGGGCTGGGCCCCCGTGGGCGGGATCATCCCGCTCGACCAGGCGGAGGCCCACTTCACCGGGAAGATCGAGGCCGACCCGAAGAATGATTCGCTCTACATCCTGCGTGGGCTGGTCAGACGCGAAAATCTCGACGAGGAGGAGGCCCTGGCCGACCTGACCGAGGCCATCCGGCTCAAGCCCGACCTGCCGGCCGCCTTCATCAATCGATCGGCCATTTATCAAGACAGGAAGGAATACGACAAAGCCCTGGCCGATTACACCGAGGCCATCCGGCTCGACCCCAAGAACGCCGACCTCCATAACGACCGGGGGGCCGCCTGGGAGGCCAAGGGGGATCTCGACAAGGCCCTGGCCGACTATTCCGGGGCGCTCGAGCTCAATCCCGAGAATTCCAACGCACTCAGGAATCGGGGCAGGATGCGGCTCCACCGCAAAGAGTACGACGGGGCCCTGGCCGACTTGACCGAGGCCATCCGGCTCGATCCGGAAGTACCCGCCTCCTACATCAACCGAGCGGCGACCTGGGAGGGCAAGAAGGAATACGACAAGGCCCTGGCCGACCTCGGCGAGGCGATCCGGCTCGATCCCAAGGACCCGCTCGCGCACAGCAACCGGGGCAACGTCTGGCACCTCAAGGGAGACTTCGACAAGGCCCTGGCCGAGCAGGACGAGGCCATCCGGCTCGACCCCGAATTCGCGATCGCCTACTTCCAACGCGGCTTCACCTGGCAGGCGAAGGAGGAATTCGACAAGGCCCTGGCCGATTACGACGCCTCCATCAAGTTCGACCCCGACCACGCCCTCTCCTACTACAACCGAGCGAGCATCCGGTCCTTCAGGAAGGACCACGATGGTGCCCTAGCCGACTATAATGAGGCCATCCGCATCAAACCCGGGGATGCCGAATTCTTCCTCGATCGGGCCGACGCCCAGTGGTACAGGCGGGCGCTTGACGAGGCCTTGGCCGATTACGACGCCTCCATCAAGCTCGATCCGAGCAATCCGCTCGCATTCAGCAACCGGGGCAATACCTGGCACGCTCGGGGGCAGCTCGACAAGGCCCTGGCCGATTTCGACGAGTCGATCAGGCTCGACCCGAAGAACTCGCATGCGTTCGTGCTCCGCGGGGTCGCATGGTTCGCCAAGCCCGACCTGGACAAGGCCCTGGCCGACTTCAACGAGGCCGCTCGCCTCGATCCCAAGAACCCGGATCCGTACGCCCGACGGTCCCTGATCTGGATCCAGAGGGAGGATGACCGCAAGGCGCTGGCCGATCTCGATGAGGCCCTCCGCCTCGATCCCGAGAACTCGGCGGCTTACTGCTACCGCGGGGTGCTGAGTCACAGCGTGGGCGAGTACGACAAGGCGATGGTGGACCTCGATAAGGCCATCCAACTGGATCCCGCCAACGATGCAGCGTTCCGGGTCCGAGGTGCGATCTGGTTGCGCAAGCGTCAGTTCGCGATGGCCTTATCCGACCTCGGCAACTCGCTCCGCCTCGCCCCAGACGACGTGGAAGCCCTCAGGATGCAGGCCTGGATCATGGCCACTTCCCCGGACCCCAGGCATCGCGACGGCAAAAAAGCCGTCGAATCGGCCTTGAAGGCGTTCCGGGAGGCGGGACAAAACGCGATGGAATCGCGGCTTACCCTCGCCGCGGCCTACGCCGAGGCCGGTGATTTCGACAAGGCTGTCGACTACCAGACGCAGGCCAACGCGATGACCGTCGACCCGAAATTGAGTCGCGAGGGCGAGATGACCCTGGCGCTCTATCGCAAGAAACGCCCCTACAGGGAGGCGGCTTCCAGGGTTCCCATGCCTCAGAAGACCCGCTGA
- a CDS encoding glycosyltransferase yields MSLETDAAIGGGDDSLLVILPVFNDWPALGKLLVGLDAALGGANLAASILVVDDGSTSPAPAGWPGGPFAAIDRVSVLTLRRNLGHQRAIAVGLSFVEGRVPCRAVVLMDADGEDDPRDVPRLLEQLDRDGGHTVVFAGRSKRSESLAFRFFYGLFRGLHRVLIGHGVRVGNFSAISRERLSSLVVVSELWNHYAASVLKSRQPHSVVPTVRARRLDGESKMNFVGLVIHGLSALSVQSEVVGVRVLVAAFGLVGLSLLGLAAIILIRLATDLAIPGWATTSFGVLLLLLTQTVMFAFLFSFLIIGGRQASSFLPSRDYHHFVGPVRTAYQRS; encoded by the coding sequence ATGAGCCTTGAGACCGACGCCGCGATCGGGGGAGGCGACGACTCGCTCCTGGTGATCCTGCCCGTGTTCAATGACTGGCCCGCGCTGGGAAAGCTCCTGGTCGGCCTCGACGCCGCGCTCGGCGGGGCCAACCTGGCGGCGAGCATCCTGGTGGTCGACGACGGCTCGACCAGCCCCGCGCCCGCGGGCTGGCCGGGGGGGCCGTTCGCCGCGATCGACCGCGTGAGCGTGCTCACCCTGAGGCGTAACCTGGGCCACCAGCGGGCCATCGCCGTCGGCCTGTCGTTCGTCGAAGGCCGTGTCCCCTGCCGCGCGGTCGTCTTGATGGACGCCGACGGCGAGGACGACCCGCGCGATGTCCCGCGGCTGCTGGAGCAACTCGACCGCGACGGCGGCCACACCGTGGTCTTCGCCGGCCGGAGCAAGCGGTCCGAGTCGCTCGCCTTCCGCTTCTTCTACGGCCTGTTCCGCGGCCTGCACCGGGTCCTGATCGGCCACGGGGTGCGGGTGGGCAACTTCAGCGCGATCTCGCGCGAGCGGCTGTCCAGCCTGGTGGTGGTCTCCGAACTCTGGAACCACTATGCCGCCTCGGTGTTGAAGTCGCGTCAGCCGCACTCGGTGGTGCCCACGGTGCGTGCCCGCCGGCTCGACGGCGAGTCGAAGATGAACTTCGTCGGCCTGGTGATCCACGGCCTGAGCGCCCTGTCGGTGCAGAGCGAGGTCGTCGGCGTCCGGGTCCTGGTCGCGGCCTTCGGCCTGGTCGGCCTGAGCCTGCTGGGCCTGGCGGCGATCATCCTGATCCGCCTGGCCACCGACCTGGCCATCCCCGGCTGGGCGACGACCAGCTTCGGCGTCCTGCTCCTGCTGCTGACCCAGACGGTGATGTTCGCCTTCCTGTTCAGCTTCCTGATCATCGGCGGCCGGCAGGCGTCCTCGTTCCTACCCAGTCGAGACTACCACCACTTCGTGGGGCCGGTCCGCACGGCCTATCAAAGGAGCTGA
- a CDS encoding biopolymer transporter ExbD, whose translation MPTWDVFVADRLEVIRNLDLDALRAALARGECRDDDLVRLSGTTNPWTSLADLPGLAAPAPARPTPAPPIPPAASPTPAPVVEAPPAPVPKLDGTDADLPQLGPDEGDYEEVVDDLDDGPSSFDVIDPGMPEIRPTTGGYGGNDQRLVDDASADLIPVYGPDELSLDDPYDGEDEEDEDEGAGEFSLARPGADKIEELDLAAMVDVAFQLVLFFLVTATTVLSKTLEIPKPNPENAPGAVAQGRSKNLDDLSKDYIVVEIDPAGAVKIDHEPVNATAGALTEALRRSREATGRRSMLLTADFATPHRSAVLAYDAANEIGLSIAIARPTPPSPLGNGGGAAPAPAGKAAGGR comes from the coding sequence TTGCCGACCTGGGACGTCTTCGTCGCCGATCGCCTGGAGGTCATCCGCAACCTCGACCTGGACGCCCTCCGCGCCGCCCTGGCCCGGGGCGAGTGCCGCGACGACGACCTGGTGCGCCTCTCGGGCACGACCAACCCCTGGACCAGCCTGGCCGACCTGCCCGGCCTGGCCGCGCCGGCCCCCGCCAGGCCCACGCCCGCTCCTCCGATCCCGCCTGCCGCCAGTCCCACGCCCGCTCCCGTCGTCGAGGCTCCGCCGGCTCCCGTCCCCAAGCTCGACGGGACCGACGCGGACCTCCCCCAGCTCGGCCCCGACGAGGGCGATTACGAGGAGGTGGTGGATGACCTGGACGACGGCCCTTCCTCCTTCGACGTCATCGACCCCGGGATGCCCGAGATCCGGCCGACGACCGGGGGCTACGGCGGCAACGACCAACGGCTGGTCGACGACGCCAGCGCCGACCTGATCCCGGTCTACGGCCCGGACGAACTCTCCCTCGACGATCCATACGATGGCGAGGACGAAGAAGACGAGGACGAAGGGGCGGGCGAGTTCAGCCTGGCCCGACCCGGGGCCGACAAGATCGAGGAGCTGGACCTGGCCGCGATGGTCGACGTCGCCTTCCAACTCGTCCTCTTCTTCCTCGTCACGGCCACCACCGTGCTGTCGAAGACCCTGGAGATTCCCAAGCCCAACCCCGAGAACGCCCCGGGCGCGGTGGCCCAGGGCCGCAGCAAGAACCTCGACGACCTGTCGAAGGATTACATCGTGGTGGAGATCGATCCCGCGGGAGCAGTGAAGATCGATCACGAGCCGGTGAACGCCACGGCCGGCGCGCTGACCGAGGCCCTCCGCCGCTCGCGAGAGGCCACCGGCCGCCGCTCGATGCTCCTCACGGCCGACTTCGCCACCCCCCACCGCAGCGCCGTGCTTGCCTACGACGCGGCCAACGAGATCGGCCTCTCCATCGCCATCGCCCGCCCCACGCCGCCGTCCCCCCTGGGCAACGGCGGGGGGGCGGCCCCGGCCCCGGCCGGGAAGGCGGCGGGTGGCCGATGA
- a CDS encoding response regulator: MPRTVLIVDDERDTNEILASLVQARGFVPVQLYTGASVLSAVREHKPDLVLLDLMLPDADGFEICEQLKRNRDTNLMPIVMVTALNDPTQRIRGVRVGANGYLPKPFTPEELFAEMDKALAWHAEHEHRGTKGEIHFDVRSEVTYLQQTNDMLSDLYAHTPLSERQVRELKQAVLEMGGNAIEWGNRKNAELMVRITYRIEPEGVQLIIRDQGTGFDPKNLPHAASEEDPIGHIDLRNEMGKREGGFGIMLAKGLVDEFRYNERGNEVTLIKRFEL; encoded by the coding sequence ATGCCGCGCACCGTGTTAATCGTCGACGACGAGCGCGACACCAACGAGATTCTCGCCAGCCTGGTGCAGGCTCGGGGTTTCGTGCCGGTCCAGCTCTACACGGGTGCGTCGGTCCTGTCGGCCGTCCGCGAGCACAAGCCGGACCTCGTCCTGCTCGACCTGATGCTGCCGGATGCCGACGGGTTCGAGATCTGCGAGCAGTTGAAGCGCAATCGCGACACCAACCTGATGCCCATCGTGATGGTCACCGCGCTGAATGACCCCACTCAGCGGATCAGGGGCGTGCGCGTCGGGGCCAACGGCTACCTGCCCAAGCCGTTCACGCCCGAGGAACTCTTCGCCGAGATGGACAAGGCCCTGGCCTGGCACGCCGAGCACGAGCACCGCGGCACCAAGGGCGAGATCCACTTCGACGTCCGCAGCGAGGTCACCTACCTCCAGCAGACCAACGACATGCTCTCCGACCTCTACGCCCACACCCCGCTGTCGGAGCGCCAGGTCCGCGAGCTGAAGCAGGCGGTGCTGGAGATGGGGGGCAACGCCATCGAGTGGGGCAACCGCAAGAACGCCGAGCTGATGGTCCGCATCACCTACCGGATCGAGCCCGAAGGCGTGCAGCTGATCATCCGCGACCAGGGGACCGGCTTCGACCCCAAGAACCTGCCGCACGCCGCCAGCGAAGAAGACCCCATCGGCCACATCGACCTGCGCAACGAGATGGGCAAGCGCGAAGGCGGCTTCGGCATCATGCTGGCCAAGGGCCTGGTCGACGAGTTCCGCTATAATGAGCGGGGCAACGAAGTGACCCTGATCAAGCGGTTCGAGCTCTGA
- a CDS encoding AAA family ATPase, with translation MTIEKSETYASDAVVDEVAAVAEMADDYRRLKAEIARVVIGQDRVVDQLLIGLFARGHVLLVGVPGLAKTLLVSTVAGILSLSFRRIQFTPDMMPGDITGTDILQDDPETGRRRFAFIPGPVFANVVLADEINRTPPKTQAALLEAMQERHVTAAGQTYPLPDPFFVLATQNPIEQEGTYPLPEAQLDRFMLNVRVPYPTASEELDVLRRTTGDEPTTPTPVLSADRIEALQHLVRRIPVPDHVFIYARDMVRATRPAEPEATDLVRRCVSWGAGPRAGQSLILAAKARAALHGRLHAGIADVREVAAPVLRHRVVTTFRAEAEGVDPDKIVAHLIETIPAPADRAATRLIGTH, from the coding sequence ATGACGATCGAAAAGTCGGAGACTTACGCCTCGGACGCCGTCGTCGACGAGGTGGCCGCCGTCGCCGAGATGGCCGACGACTACCGGCGGCTGAAGGCCGAGATCGCCCGGGTCGTCATCGGCCAGGATCGGGTGGTCGACCAGCTCCTGATCGGCCTGTTCGCCCGCGGGCATGTGCTGCTGGTGGGCGTGCCGGGCCTGGCCAAGACGCTGCTGGTCAGCACGGTGGCGGGCATCCTCAGCCTCTCGTTCCGGCGGATCCAGTTCACCCCGGACATGATGCCCGGCGACATCACCGGCACCGACATCCTTCAGGACGACCCCGAGACCGGCCGCCGCCGATTCGCGTTCATCCCCGGCCCAGTCTTCGCCAACGTCGTCCTGGCCGACGAGATCAACCGGACCCCGCCCAAGACCCAGGCCGCGCTGCTGGAGGCGATGCAGGAACGCCACGTCACGGCGGCCGGCCAGACGTATCCCCTGCCCGACCCCTTCTTCGTGCTGGCCACGCAGAACCCGATCGAGCAGGAAGGGACTTACCCGCTGCCCGAGGCCCAGCTCGACCGGTTCATGCTCAACGTCCGGGTCCCCTACCCCACGGCCTCCGAGGAGCTGGACGTCCTGCGTCGAACCACCGGTGACGAGCCCACGACGCCCACCCCTGTGCTGTCGGCCGACCGGATCGAGGCGCTCCAGCACCTGGTCCGGCGGATCCCGGTCCCCGATCACGTCTTCATCTATGCACGCGACATGGTTCGCGCCACGCGGCCGGCCGAGCCGGAGGCGACCGACCTCGTGCGCCGCTGCGTCTCCTGGGGAGCGGGCCCGCGCGCCGGCCAGTCGCTGATCCTGGCGGCCAAGGCCAGGGCCGCCCTGCACGGCCGGCTCCACGCCGGCATCGCCGACGTCCGCGAGGTCGCCGCGCCGGTGCTCCGCCACCGGGTCGTCACCACCTTCCGCGCCGAGGCCGAAGGGGTCGACCCCGACAAGATCGTCGCCCACCTCATCGAGACGATCCCCGCCCCCGCCGACCGCGCCGCGACCAGGCTCATCGGCACGCACTGA
- a CDS encoding MotA/TolQ/ExbB proton channel family protein: MPTNKIPEIIDSFGYVIYAALALLAVWGAYNSILLYRSLKKKALANDAAAELIAQVQAACQQGKVEAAIAACQAPRFWHSALAQLISVALKHRDKGIAKVKAMLVMEFHTEVVAGMENRLGSIGTIVRMGPLLGLLGTVASMIGAFGRIGGSAKVNPTDLANDISLALWATGAGLLIATPMMIVGNDIHAKLRSLRDRTERQLQDFIEVLEAQNPPQQRRDSGSRSGTMRAVLPR, encoded by the coding sequence ATGCCGACCAACAAGATCCCCGAGATCATCGACTCATTCGGCTATGTCATCTACGCGGCACTTGCCCTGCTGGCCGTGTGGGGTGCGTACAACTCGATCCTGCTGTACCGCAGCCTGAAGAAGAAGGCATTGGCCAATGACGCCGCCGCCGAGCTGATCGCGCAGGTGCAGGCCGCCTGCCAGCAGGGCAAGGTCGAGGCGGCCATCGCCGCCTGCCAGGCCCCTCGGTTCTGGCACTCGGCGCTGGCGCAGCTGATCTCGGTGGCGCTGAAGCACCGCGACAAGGGGATCGCCAAGGTCAAGGCCATGCTCGTCATGGAGTTCCACACCGAGGTCGTCGCCGGCATGGAGAACCGCCTCGGTTCCATCGGCACGATCGTCCGGATGGGGCCGCTGCTGGGGCTGCTCGGCACGGTCGCCAGCATGATCGGCGCCTTCGGCCGCATTGGCGGCTCGGCCAAGGTCAACCCGACCGACCTGGCCAATGACATCAGCCTGGCGCTCTGGGCCACCGGCGCGGGGCTCCTGATCGCCACCCCGATGATGATCGTCGGCAACGATATCCACGCGAAGCTCCGCTCGCTGCGGGACCGGACCGAGCGCCAGCTTCAAGACTTCATCGAGGTGCTTGAAGCCCAGAACCCGCCGCAGCAGCGCCGCGACTCGGGCTCGCGCTCCGGCACCATGCGGGCCGTGCTCCCCCGCTAA
- a CDS encoding DUF58 domain-containing protein yields the protein MSPQTRPDDGPDDVLDPTALARFGRLELLARLAVEGMNAGSHRSPFKGSSVEFAEHRQYGPGDEIRRVDWRAYGKSDRYFVKEYEEETNLNAYLVVDSSASMAYAGAGSTKLEHARALAATVAYLMLKQRDAVGLVAFGTTAGEPIPARSAPGHFAVLCRALELAEAAGETPPSAALNELAGRVDRRGLVVILTDAFEPLPDLIEALRHLRHRRHEVLLLHVLAPEEEEFPFRGPTRLRPLEHPGDARDVDPAAVRAAYLRRFRAFCNDLEGGALALGCDYHRASTAEPPGRTLLDYLAARSARKGRRGASAEGGR from the coding sequence ATGAGCCCCCAGACCCGCCCCGACGACGGACCCGATGACGTGCTCGACCCGACCGCGCTGGCGCGGTTCGGCCGGCTCGAGCTGCTGGCGCGGCTGGCCGTCGAGGGGATGAACGCGGGGTCGCACAGGAGCCCCTTCAAGGGGTCGTCCGTCGAATTCGCCGAGCACCGCCAGTATGGGCCGGGCGACGAGATCCGCCGCGTCGACTGGCGGGCCTACGGCAAGAGCGACCGCTACTTCGTCAAGGAGTATGAGGAAGAGACCAACCTCAACGCGTATCTCGTCGTTGACAGCTCCGCGAGCATGGCCTACGCGGGCGCGGGTTCAACCAAGCTGGAGCATGCCCGGGCGCTGGCCGCGACGGTCGCCTACCTGATGCTCAAGCAGCGCGACGCCGTCGGCCTGGTCGCCTTCGGCACCACCGCGGGCGAGCCGATCCCCGCCAGGTCGGCGCCGGGGCACTTCGCGGTGCTCTGCAGGGCCCTGGAACTGGCCGAGGCGGCCGGCGAGACGCCCCCATCGGCGGCCCTGAATGAGCTGGCCGGGCGGGTCGACCGCAGGGGCCTGGTGGTCATCTTGACCGACGCCTTCGAGCCGCTTCCCGACCTGATCGAGGCCCTGCGCCACCTGCGGCATCGCCGGCACGAGGTCCTGCTGCTGCACGTCCTGGCCCCCGAGGAGGAGGAGTTCCCCTTCCGCGGGCCCACGCGACTCCGCCCCCTGGAACACCCCGGCGACGCCCGCGACGTGGACCCAGCCGCCGTGCGTGCCGCCTATCTCCGCCGCTTCCGCGCCTTCTGCAACGATCTGGAGGGGGGGGCGCTCGCCCTGGGCTGCGACTACCACCGGGCGTCGACCGCCGAGCCCCCCGGGCGGACCCTGCTCGACTACCTGGCCGCGCGGTCGGCACGCAAGGGGCGGCGTGGGGCGTCGGCCGAGGGCGGCCGGTGA
- the eno gene encoding phosphopyruvate hydratase: MSTQLAPISAVIGREILDSRGNPTVEVDVILADGTLGRAAVPSGASTGAHEAMELRDGDKARYLGKGVSKAVANVNGALAKVSIGRDPSDQTGLDRALLAADGTPNKGKLGANAILGVSLAAAKAAAQAHRLPLYRYLGGVNAKTLPVPMMNILNGGAHADNNVDVQEFMVMPFGAATFSDALRCGAEIFHSLKSVLKGKGLNTSVGDEGGFAPNLKSNEEAIEVILLAIDKAGYKAGSEVFLALDVASTEFFKDGVYTLENEAKPKKTPEQMVEFLASWVRQYPIRSIEDGCAEDDWAGWKLLTDTLGATTQIVGDDLFVTNSERLARGIDGGVGNSILVKVNQIGSLTETLDAIGMAQRNKYTTVISHRSGETEDSTIADIAVATNAGQIKTGSASRSDRIAKYNQLLRIEQELGADAVYGSTLWPTK, from the coding sequence ATGAGCACGCAACTTGCCCCGATCTCCGCGGTGATTGGCCGAGAGATCCTCGACAGCCGTGGCAACCCGACCGTCGAGGTCGACGTCATCCTGGCCGACGGCACCCTCGGCCGCGCCGCGGTCCCGTCGGGCGCCAGCACCGGCGCCCACGAGGCGATGGAGCTGCGCGACGGCGACAAGGCGCGCTACCTCGGCAAGGGGGTTTCCAAGGCCGTCGCCAACGTCAACGGCGCCCTGGCCAAGGTCAGCATCGGCCGCGACCCGTCCGACCAGACCGGCCTGGACCGCGCCCTGCTCGCCGCCGACGGCACCCCCAACAAGGGCAAGCTCGGCGCCAACGCCATCCTGGGCGTCTCGCTCGCCGCCGCCAAGGCCGCCGCGCAGGCCCACCGCCTGCCGCTCTACCGCTACCTCGGCGGCGTCAACGCCAAGACCCTGCCCGTGCCGATGATGAACATCCTCAACGGCGGGGCCCACGCCGACAACAACGTCGACGTCCAGGAATTCATGGTCATGCCCTTCGGCGCGGCCACCTTCAGCGACGCGCTCCGCTGCGGGGCCGAGATCTTCCACAGCCTGAAGAGCGTGCTCAAGGGCAAGGGCCTGAACACCTCCGTCGGCGACGAAGGCGGCTTCGCCCCCAACCTGAAGAGCAACGAGGAGGCCATCGAGGTCATCCTCCTGGCCATCGACAAGGCCGGCTACAAGGCCGGCTCCGAGGTCTTCCTCGCGCTCGACGTCGCCTCGACCGAGTTCTTCAAGGACGGGGTCTACACCCTGGAGAACGAGGCCAAGCCCAAGAAGACGCCCGAGCAGATGGTCGAGTTCCTCGCCTCCTGGGTCCGCCAGTACCCGATCCGCTCGATCGAGGACGGCTGCGCCGAGGACGACTGGGCCGGCTGGAAGCTGCTGACCGACACCCTGGGCGCCACCACCCAGATCGTCGGCGACGACCTCTTCGTCACCAACAGCGAGCGCCTGGCCCGCGGCATCGACGGCGGCGTGGGCAACAGCATCCTGGTCAAGGTCAACCAGATCGGCAGCCTGACCGAGACGCTCGACGCCATCGGCATGGCCCAGCGCAACAAGTACACCACGGTCATCAGCCACCGCTCGGGCGAGACCGAGGACAGCACCATCGCCGACATCGCCGTGGCCACCAACGCCGGCCAGATCAAGACCGGAAGCGCCTCGCGCTCCGACCGCATCGCCAAGTACAACCAACTGCTCCGCATCGAGCAGGAGCTGGGCGCCGACGCCGTCTACGGCTCGACCCTCTGGCCCACGAAGTGA